The Rhopalosiphum maidis isolate BTI-1 chromosome 4, ASM367621v3, whole genome shotgun sequence region catttttaatttaaaatattttgaaccagaatatatttaattgtaacttTATATCCAAATGGTTAGAAaccaaaaactttaatttatattttcaatcaataaaataaatttaatatattctctGTATAAATAGCTGTCACGAGGACATATTATCAGTATTCCAAATTCCAAACTTCCATTGTTTAGCAATGAATACTTTTCATTGaatgagtttttaaaattttataatgataataatacaaattgtatttatttcactagttgaatcataatttgaattacatCTGGATAATGAgtgtaatacattaatagagttaccaaatttataaaagcaaataaattatttttcaagttattttgaatacagtagtttagaaatataaaagtcTTACAATGATTTTTGTTCTAGAAACTACTAGTAAATCATCTGATGGCTTGGTGGAACGGTCTACACGCGGAATTGAGTTTAAATCTAagtcctaaaaaaaaattatttattattaaatatttatactaaaaaataaaacattaagcataatacttgatttttgtattcatGTACATAAGAATCAACATTTTCCAAAAAGCTATTTTCTAGTGATAATCTTCTATTTTCTAGTTGTTCAATATTGTTTGGTAACTATAGAAACAAacagtagttataataatttattagtctgtttcttaaatttattttacagaattcaatacttcattattttcatcatcCAATtcgtcattatttttatataatggttTAATGATCTCTGGGttcttaaattgattaattttaacatgtggctaaaaattataaaatatatgttaacatttattattatatagatattttatgtcatatttagttatcttaatagttaataccttTGTAGATCTATCAAAAATGGGTAATTGGGGTCTGTTAATTGGGATATGAGTTAATTCTTGAGAATCTATTTCTTCTTCACTGgaataattatctttatgaTCCAACTTTGATTTAATATCAGTTGTTAAACCATTATAAAGAGttgatttaagttttaatttggcCAAATCATTCTGTACAGTGCCTAAAGATGGATACTGAATTTGCTTatctaataatgaaaaaacaaaattaagtttagttaaaataaatattatttatttattactgctAGGTTCTTCATATTCAGGTTCTGGATCCAATTCTATATCCGAAAGTGGTTcaacatcattatttaattttgtcatattattttgagaagTTTCCCAAGGACATAAGTGATTAAAATCTTCATAACCACCTTTgagaaactttaattttttgctATTATCACAAGATGGATCCCATTTAAGTAAGGCACTTCTGAGATTAAGTAATCTTTGATCATCTTCTATATCTTCTGTTCCTTGATctaatattacgatataattataattgtgtcTATTTGtccatatgtttttaaatggttCTTCTAATTTGGATGTTAACATGGCAGGTGTTAaactagaaattattatttttaattaatttaataggttatattataacattttgtaatttttacccTAGAACTAAGTTCTCTTTTGGTATGTTAATTACATCACAAGAAatgatcttatttttataaaagatttcTGATGGTCTTGTATCAAGTAaacaaatcttttttttatctgtattttCTAACAGATATAATAAGTTTTCATTAGTTATCGTactttcaaattcaaaatttaatttttcttcagATTGTTTTCCTTTTGGGTTAGAATGTTTaggtaatttgttattatcttcttcaattgttttatcattatacctaaaataatattattattagttaataaataataaaagatttaaaatatatttctttatattaattacctaatGATCAACATACCTAATTagattctataattataatactaagagatccaatagtaaatatttataaaatattgtttataggaGACCAAGATTTATAAAGCTTGTACAAGAATTTAACACCAGATGTGTTCTACTCtactacaattaataaatccataaaacactttaatatttaatatttattttttgccaTTGATATCATAAGTATCACATTTTATTGAGtaataccaaataataattttaattaataaataattaatattaatttagtgtccaattattatttttttgtaataagtagATTCaagatgaattataaaattaattaatattagaaatagaaattggaaatatattataatacctaaatataatttaatataatttgtaataaaatgtaaaataagtaaaattttaagtataaaattaaatatactagaaaatttaattagaataaatgTCACATaaagatagaaaaaaatatgaaaagtcTAATGAATGGTATATAATCACTAACATTCTTTTgttaacatacatatatttaaatgatttataaaatatttttttcttatttaggaaattgtttgtttctttttataattgatttttcacaatgttataattaagatCAACAGAAAATCGTACCTTTTTTCCAAACTGTCTTTAATATAGGTCAGCATATTTaaagctttttttaaattttgtttatacatacaattgatataatttgtatcatcaataaaagtttttttcataaattgtagAATTTGACAATAtcgcattaaataaatatatacaacttcttcatcattatcattatttgcaGTCATAGCATTTTCAAACAACATTTCAGCTTTACTTTTTAgtctgtaaaaaatattaattatatatacatataaatatttgttttcaattagtAGTTTATACTTACGATAATACATTCAAACCCTTTATTTTCTCTGGTATTTCTGTCATCAtgtttaaatcttttaaacaCTTTGCAACGTAAAGGTCTTTTTTATTCCTCATGATTTGACTAAACATTATgtacattaacattattaattgtgatagcttaaattgttatactatCTAGATAcagtaatgttaaaattaaaagtattgaaGGACATTGCTTACCTTTGGTTTTGATGAGGCGTTTTTAGTTCTTTATATATGCCCTTTAAGCAATGATCTTCacagaatttattttcaatacaacGGTTtgtaatcttaaaaattaattatttacgagATATCGGAGATATTCATTTGCAAACAGACACTGAATATAATTCCAAAGAGAAGagtgcaataaataataaatattaagcttTTAAGTTTTGA contains the following coding sequences:
- the LOC113561101 gene encoding ubiquitin carboxyl-terminal hydrolase 8-like isoform X1 gives rise to the protein MRNKKDLYVAKCLKDLNMMTEIPEKIKGLNVLSLKSKAEMLFENAMTANNDNDEEVVYIYLMRYCQILQFMKKTFIDDTNYINCMYKQNLKKALNMLTYIKDSLEKRYNDKTIEEDNNKLPKHSNPKGKQSEEKLNFEFESTITNENLLYLLENTDKKKICLLDTRPSEIFYKNKIISCDVINIPKENLVLGLTPAMLTSKLEEPFKNIWTNRHNYNYIVILDQGTEDIEDDQRLLNLRSALLKWDPSCDNSKKLKFLKGGYEDFNHLCPWETSQNNMTKLNNDVEPLSDIELDPEPEYEEPSNKQIQYPSLGTVQNDLAKLKLKSTLYNGLTTDIKSKLDHKDNYSSEEEIDSQELTHIPINRPQLPIFDRSTKPHVKINQFKNPEIIKPLYKNNDELDDENNEVLNSLPNNIEQLENRRLSLENSFLENVDSYVHEYKNQDLDLNSIPRVDRSTKPSDDLLVVSRTKIIGGDGLRGLQNLGNTCYMNSILQCLSSTEDLVKYFMNIYSQFVNHKSRTKGLVAKEFSNVIKNLWSQSGRSFQCQQFKDSIGEYKDMFKHYDQQDSHEFLTILLDWLHDDLNQPEDNRIILGASKETGEEDWGHWTKANNSIIQQLFYGQQKSTVSCDTCFEKSVTFEPFSSLSLPLPSESNKCTLSDCLQLYLNGESICGWHCPRCKRSRDATKKLDIMRLPPYLIIHLKRFSSNGYKKNSNVEFSKTDLDMSNFINGLEHRNWKYCLYGVSNHSGSLDGGHYTASCLKKSINKWYKFDDIRVYEIDSSTICSSEAYILFYCRKN
- the LOC113561101 gene encoding ubiquitin carboxyl-terminal hydrolase 8-like isoform X2, with protein sequence MRNKKDLYVAKCLKDLNMMTEIPEKIKGLNVLSLKSKAEMLFENAMTANNDNDEEVVYIYLMRYCQILQFMKKTFIDDTNYINCMYKQNLKKALNMLTYIKDSLEKRYNDKTIEEDNNKLPKHSNPKGKQSEEKLNFEFESTITNENLLYLLENTDKKKICLLDTRPSEIFYKNKIISCDVINIPKENLVLGLTPAMLTSKLEEPFKNIWTNRHNYNYIVILDQGTEDIEDDQRLLNLRSALLKWDPSCDNSKKLKFLKGGYEDFNHLCPWETSQNNMTKLNNDVEPLSDIELDPEPEYEEPSNKQIQYPSLGTVQNDLAKLKLKSTLYNGLTTDIKSKLDHKDNYSSEEEIDSQELTHIPINRPQLPIFDRSTKPHVKINQFKNPEIIKPLYKNNDELDDENNELPNNIEQLENRRLSLENSFLENVDSYVHEYKNQDLDLNSIPRVDRSTKPSDDLLVVSRTKIIGGDGLRGLQNLGNTCYMNSILQCLSSTEDLVKYFMNIYSQFVNHKSRTKGLVAKEFSNVIKNLWSQSGRSFQCQQFKDSIGEYKDMFKHYDQQDSHEFLTILLDWLHDDLNQPEDNRIILGASKETGEEDWGHWTKANNSIIQQLFYGQQKSTVSCDTCFEKSVTFEPFSSLSLPLPSESNKCTLSDCLQLYLNGESICGWHCPRCKRSRDATKKLDIMRLPPYLIIHLKRFSSNGYKKNSNVEFSKTDLDMSNFINGLEHRNWKYCLYGVSNHSGSLDGGHYTASCLKKSINKWYKFDDIRVYEIDSSTICSSEAYILFYCRKN